Below is a genomic region from Streptomyces roseoviridis.
CTACGTCCTGATCGGCCTGCTCCAGGCCGCCTCCGCGGCGTTCACCCCGACCTTCCAGGCCGTCATCCCCGACATCGTCACCGACGAGACCGACTACACGCGGGCCCTCTCCGCGTCCCAGGTCGCCTCCACCATGGAGAGCCTGCTCAGCCCCGTCCTCGCAGCCGTCGCCCTGACGTTCCTGAGCTTCGACCGGCTGTTCCTGGGCACGTCCGCCGGATTCCTCCTCTCCGCCCTGCTCGTCCTGTCGGCACGCGTCCCCGACGCCCGCCCCAGCACCCACACCAAGGCATGGGACAAGGCAGCAGCGGGGATCCGGACCTTCCTCAGGACGCCGCGGCTGCGCGGCATCATGGCGCTCAACCTCGTGGTCGCGGCGGCAGGGTCGATCGTCGTCGTCAACACCGTCAACCACGTCCGAGACGAGCTCGGCGGCTCGCAGTCGGACGTCGCCTGGATGCTCGCCGCCTCGGGCACCGGAACCCTCCTGGCCGCCCTCGTACTGCCCCGCGTCCTCGACCGCATCGCCGCCCGCACCGTCATGACGACCGGCGCCGGAGTCCTCGTCGCCGCCACGACCGCCGCGGTGACGCTCACCGCGGCCGGCCTCGCCACATGGACCGGTACGGCGATCATCTGGACCGCGATCGGCGTCGGCATGGCGCTGATCATCACACCGACCGGCAAGGTCCTGCGCGCCTCCGTCGGACGGAACGCGATCCCCGAGGCGTTCGCGGCCCAGTTCTCCCTGTCGCACCTGGCCTGGCTGATCACCTACCCCGTCGCGGGATGGCTCGGCACGAACGGCGGCTTCACTCTCGCCTGGACCGTCCTCGCGGCCCTTGCCGTGGCGGGAGCGATCGGCGCCCTCCTCCTGTGGCCGCGCCACGAGCGACGACCAGCGACGACCGCACTCGCGACACCCGCCCGGCACGCCCCCAGCACCGACCGGTCCACCCTCACCAAGGCCGCGTGAAGCGCCACGAACCTCGCTCAGACTGTCTCCGTCATACAGAACCCGCGCTGTTGGCCGCACACCGAGAAAGCCGTAGCCGCCGTCCCGCTCCACGCGGGCGACGGCCGCGGCCTTGCTCGTACGGGAACGAACACGGGAAGGGTCATGACGCGGAGACGAAGCGCCTACAGGAGCAACGCAAACGGTCCCAGGAACCTGACGATGGTTCCTGGGGACCGTCTAGAAGGTCTTCGCTGAACTTGGCTCGGTCAGCCGGCGGACTGGCCTTCCTCGTCGCTCTTCTTCTGCCGGCGAATGGCGATCAGGGTGGCACCTCCGGCCGCGATCAGAGCTCCGCCGGACACGAGGATCCAGGTGTTGGAGTCGGCTCCGGTGTGGGCGAGGGAGCCCTCCGGGGTCGGGGGGCTCGGCGCGCTGGCGGTCGGCACCGTTGCCGGTGTGGTGGTGGCGGAGCTGGACGGCGCGGGGGTGCTCGGCTTGGCCGGAGGCGTCGTCGGAGTGACCGGGGGTGTGGTCGGCGGGGTGACCGGAGGTGTGGTCGGCGGGGTCGTGGGCGGCTGGGTGGGCTGGGCCTTCTTGGTGTTGGCGAAGGTGGCGGTGGTCTTCTCCGCGGGCTTGGCGGTGATCTTCACCGGGGTGGTGTCGAGCTGGTAGCCGGTGGGGGCCTTGGTCTCCGTGGCGGTGTAGGCAGTGCCGGTGCGGGAGGAGACGGGGAGCTTGGTGGTTGCGGTGCCGTCCTTGCCGGTGGTCAGGGTGAGCGCCTTGCCGGTGCCGGTAGCGGAAGTGATGTTGATGACGGCGCCGGCCAGGGGCTTGCCGGTCTTCTTGTCGATCTTCTTCACCAGCAGTTCGGCGGGCTTGAAGGTGTCGATGACCGTGAGCTTCACGGTGTGCTCGGGGGTGACGATGACATCCTGGTCGGGGGCCAGTTCGTGGATGGGGCTGCCGGAGTCGGTCTCCTTGAGACGGTACGTGCCAGGGTGGACGTTCTCGAAGCGCAGGATGCCGTTAGTGGCGGTCTTGCCGGTCAGGGCCTTGGTGCCGTTGAGGGTGTCGAGCAGGGAGAACGCGGCGCCGGCGAGGAGGGTGCCGTCGGGGTCCTT
It encodes:
- a CDS encoding MFS transporter, with amino-acid sequence MRLFAIRDYRRLFSAQVIALFGTGLTTVALGLLAYDLAGPRAGTVLGTALTIKMVMYVLIAPLAAAYVDRLPRRTFLFGLDAIRGVVVLALPLVTEVWHIYVLIGLLQAASAAFTPTFQAVIPDIVTDETDYTRALSASQVASTMESLLSPVLAAVALTFLSFDRLFLGTSAGFLLSALLVLSARVPDARPSTHTKAWDKAAAGIRTFLRTPRLRGIMALNLVVAAAGSIVVVNTVNHVRDELGGSQSDVAWMLAASGTGTLLAALVLPRVLDRIAARTVMTTGAGVLVAATTAAVTLTAAGLATWTGTAIIWTAIGVGMALIITPTGKVLRASVGRNAIPEAFAAQFSLSHLAWLITYPVAGWLGTNGGFTLAWTVLAALAVAGAIGALLLWPRHERRPATTALATPARHAPSTDRSTLTKAA
- a CDS encoding MSCRAMM family protein, with the protein product MRASRRTAATIAATTLATGSLIWAPTAFAEAPDIPPGAIEITKKDPDGTLLAGAAFSLLDTLNGTKALTGKTATNGILRFENVHPGTYRLKETDSGSPIHELAPDQDVIVTPEHTVKLTVIDTFKPAELLVKKIDKKTGKPLAGAVINITSATGTGKALTLTTGKDGTATTKLPVSSRTGTAYTATETKAPTGYQLDTTPVKITAKPAEKTTATFANTKKAQPTQPPTTPPTTPPVTPPTTPPVTPTTPPAKPSTPAPSSSATTTPATVPTASAPSPPTPEGSLAHTGADSNTWILVSGGALIAAGGATLIAIRRQKKSDEEGQSAG